The bacterium genome includes a region encoding these proteins:
- the ttcA gene encoding tRNA 2-thiocytidine(32) synthetase TtcA, translating to MANTTEKKLLSQMRRAIEDFSMIRKGERILVGLSGGKDSWALLHLLHLLRSERGNDFGIGAVTVDPGYPDFDPSPVESWCRERGYAHFTEPSNMYEIIEEKRAPGTSYCAFCSRLRRGILYGVAEREGYDKIALGHHADDLIETLLLAQFFTGEIKSMPPVLWADDGRNVVIRPLVYCREDDLAELAMEKSFPVVSCGCVLASCVHTERQRVKALIGRLERENPGVKASILKSLGNVRFDRLMIVKN from the coding sequence TTGGCCAACACCACGGAAAAGAAGCTGCTTTCTCAGATGAGGCGCGCCATCGAGGATTTTTCCATGATCCGGAAGGGTGAGCGGATCCTGGTGGGGCTCTCGGGCGGCAAGGATTCCTGGGCGCTTCTTCACCTCCTTCACCTTTTGCGAAGCGAGAGGGGGAACGATTTCGGGATAGGCGCGGTGACGGTGGACCCCGGCTACCCGGATTTCGACCCATCCCCGGTGGAAAGCTGGTGCCGCGAGCGCGGGTACGCGCACTTTACCGAGCCCTCGAACATGTACGAGATAATCGAGGAGAAGCGCGCCCCCGGAACCAGCTACTGCGCCTTCTGCTCGCGGCTGAGAAGGGGGATTCTCTACGGAGTGGCGGAGCGGGAAGGGTACGACAAAATCGCCCTCGGCCACCACGCCGACGATCTCATCGAAACCCTTCTTCTGGCCCAGTTCTTCACCGGGGAGATCAAGTCGATGCCGCCGGTGCTTTGGGCCGACGACGGAAGAAACGTCGTAATCCGCCCGCTTGTCTACTGCCGGGAGGACGACCTCGCGGAGCTGGCGATGGAGAAGAGCTTCCCGGTGGTTTCCTGCGGCTGCGTGCTGGCGTCTTGCGTCCACACCGAGCGCCAGCGGGTAAAGGCCTTAATCGGGAGGCTGGAGAGAGAAAACCCCGGAGTAAAGGCCAGCATCTTAAAGAGCCTCGGCAACGTCCGGTTCGACAGGCTGATGATTGTGAAGAACTGA
- a CDS encoding Rrf2 family transcriptional regulator — protein sequence MRITARSDYAIRAVFDLAYHTGGGSATAEEVAGRQKISQRFLEQIFLKLRNSGVITSKRGPAGGYRLLKSPKEISLYDIIACVEGPIELVLCVSGEDEPESGCGMQGECVARFFWKEIGEKISSILKETSIEDLCLKAERKGLERASSARLTYEI from the coding sequence ATGAGGATTACCGCGAGGAGCGATTATGCGATACGGGCCGTCTTCGACCTCGCCTATCACACCGGGGGAGGGTCCGCCACGGCGGAAGAGGTGGCCGGGCGGCAGAAGATAAGCCAGCGCTTTCTGGAGCAGATATTCCTGAAACTCAGGAATTCGGGGGTAATCACCTCCAAAAGGGGTCCGGCGGGCGGCTACCGCCTCCTGAAATCACCGAAGGAGATAAGCCTTTACGACATAATCGCCTGCGTGGAAGGCCCTATCGAACTGGTTCTTTGCGTCTCGGGCGAAGATGAGCCGGAGTCCGGCTGCGGGATGCAGGGCGAATGCGTAGCCCGCTTCTTCTGGAAGGAAATAGGGGAGAAAATCTCCTCCATCCTGAAAGAGACCTCCATAGAGGACCTGTGCCTCAAGGCGGAGCGGAAGGGGCTGGAAAGAGCCTCAAGCGCCAGGCTCACCTACGAGATTTGA
- a CDS encoding phosphatidylserine decarboxylase family protein — protein MIPLAKDAWPFLIALSGISAAAWYFDWTPVGILFLLLTVFVAFFFRDPERTIPPGEEYAISPADGRVQFLEDIAHDDFIGGPAKKISIFLSVFNVHINRSPIEGVVTFKAYRPGKMLPAFKSHASDENERATLGIEGPAGKVLVHQITGFIARRIVCRPEVGDGLRKGERFGLIKFGSCTELIVPASAEVLVKIGDKVVGGETLLAKLKK, from the coding sequence ATGATTCCTCTGGCTAAAGACGCCTGGCCCTTCCTCATCGCGCTCAGCGGCATTTCCGCCGCCGCGTGGTACTTTGACTGGACCCCCGTCGGAATTTTATTTCTGCTGCTTACCGTTTTCGTGGCCTTCTTCTTCCGCGACCCGGAGCGCACCATCCCGCCGGGCGAGGAGTACGCCATCTCCCCCGCCGACGGGCGCGTACAGTTTCTCGAAGATATAGCCCACGACGATTTCATCGGCGGCCCGGCGAAGAAGATCTCGATCTTCCTCTCCGTCTTCAACGTGCATATTAACCGCAGTCCCATCGAGGGCGTCGTGACCTTCAAGGCCTACCGTCCCGGCAAGATGCTCCCCGCCTTCAAGAGCCACGCCTCCGACGAGAACGAGCGGGCGACGCTTGGCATCGAGGGGCCCGCCGGGAAGGTTCTGGTCCACCAGATTACCGGCTTTATCGCCCGCAGAATCGTCTGCAGGCCGGAGGTCGGAGACGGCCTTCGCAAGGGCGAGCGCTTCGGCCTCATAAAGTTCGGCTCCTGCACGGAGCTTATCGTCCCGGCCTCGGCGGAGGTTCTGGTAAAGATCGGAGACAAGGTGGTCGGCGGAGAGACCCTGCTGGCGAAGCTGAAGAAATAA
- a CDS encoding O-acetylhomoserine aminocarboxypropyltransferase/cysteine synthase — protein MSSKSPGLGTIAVHGGQSPDPTTGARAVPIYQTSSYVFKSTDHAANLFALREFGNIYTRLMNPTTDVFEQRIAQIEGGTGALAVASGQAAETFALLNITRVGDEIVAANNLYGGSYQLFNNTFPKLGRRVVFVDSKDPEAFRKAITPKTRAIYAETIGNPKLDVPDFTAIAAVAHEAGIPFVVDNTVGVGLVRPFDFGADIVVASATKFIGGHGTSIGGVIVDSGKFNWGNGKFPEFTEPDPSYHGLKYWEVFGDFPGLGNVAFIIKARVQWLRDVGAAISPFNSFQFLQGLETLHLRQKTHSENALAVAKFLESHPLVSWVNYPGLPNNPGHSVAGRYLKNGYGAIVGFGIKGGLEAGKKFINSVKLLSHLANIGDAKSLVIHPASTTHQQLTREQQEATGVTEDYIRLSVGIEDVEDILADIDNALKAAANG, from the coding sequence ATGTCCAGCAAGAGTCCGGGCCTTGGAACCATAGCCGTGCACGGAGGGCAGTCCCCCGATCCCACCACCGGCGCGCGCGCGGTGCCCATCTACCAGACCTCCTCCTACGTCTTCAAATCCACAGACCACGCGGCGAATCTCTTCGCCCTGCGGGAGTTCGGCAACATCTATACTCGCCTGATGAACCCCACCACCGACGTTTTCGAGCAGAGGATAGCCCAGATAGAGGGCGGAACCGGTGCCCTGGCCGTGGCGAGCGGGCAGGCGGCGGAGACCTTCGCCCTCCTGAACATCACCCGGGTGGGAGACGAGATCGTCGCCGCGAACAACCTTTACGGCGGCAGCTACCAGCTCTTCAACAACACCTTCCCTAAACTCGGGAGGAGGGTGGTCTTTGTCGATTCCAAAGATCCGGAGGCTTTCAGGAAGGCGATAACGCCGAAGACGCGGGCCATCTACGCCGAGACTATCGGCAACCCCAAGCTCGACGTGCCCGATTTCACCGCTATAGCGGCGGTGGCCCACGAGGCGGGGATTCCCTTCGTCGTCGACAATACCGTCGGTGTCGGTCTGGTCCGCCCCTTCGATTTCGGAGCGGACATAGTCGTCGCCTCCGCTACCAAGTTCATCGGCGGCCACGGCACCTCAATCGGCGGCGTAATAGTGGATTCCGGCAAGTTCAACTGGGGCAACGGCAAATTCCCCGAATTCACCGAGCCCGACCCGAGCTATCACGGCCTGAAGTACTGGGAGGTCTTCGGGGATTTCCCCGGACTCGGCAACGTCGCCTTCATCATCAAGGCGAGGGTCCAGTGGCTGCGCGACGTGGGGGCGGCAATCAGCCCCTTCAACTCCTTCCAGTTCCTCCAGGGGCTCGAAACCCTCCACCTTCGCCAGAAAACCCACTCCGAGAACGCTCTCGCGGTGGCCAAATTCCTTGAAAGCCACCCGCTGGTGAGTTGGGTCAACTACCCCGGCCTCCCCAATAACCCGGGCCACTCCGTCGCGGGCAGATACCTGAAAAACGGCTACGGCGCGATAGTCGGTTTCGGCATAAAGGGCGGTCTCGAAGCGGGGAAGAAGTTCATCAATTCCGTCAAGCTTCTCTCCCACCTCGCCAACATAGGCGACGCCAAGAGCCTCGTCATCCACCCCGCCTCCACCACCCATCAGCAACTCACCCGCGAGCAGCAGGAGGCCACCGGCGTCACCGAGGATTACATACGCCTCTCCGTGGGAATAGAGGACGTGGAGGACATACTGGCCGACATTGACAACGCGCTAAAGGCCGCCGCGAACGGGTGA